A section of the Stenotrophomonas sp. 364 genome encodes:
- a CDS encoding Maf-like protein translates to MLYLASRSPRRTQLLTRLDRPFRALDLEVPEVRAADESALAYVQRVAADKARAGLALVAADADAVVIGSDTEVVLDGRVFGKPVDAEDAAAMLATLSGRTHQVMTAVAVVAHGRQDGVLVVSEVSFIEIGQAAIAAYVASGEPMGKAGAYAIQGGAERYIRHLAGSYSGVMGLPLQQTEQLLQAFGVSPAAFTTPTEGVAHV, encoded by the coding sequence ATGCTTTATCTTGCCTCCCGCTCCCCCCGCCGTACCCAACTGTTGACGCGCCTGGACCGACCGTTCCGTGCGCTGGACCTTGAGGTGCCCGAAGTCCGTGCCGCCGACGAGTCGGCGCTTGCCTATGTGCAGCGCGTGGCCGCTGACAAGGCGCGGGCCGGGCTTGCCCTGGTGGCCGCCGATGCCGACGCGGTGGTGATCGGCTCGGACACCGAAGTGGTGCTGGACGGACGGGTATTCGGCAAGCCCGTCGATGCCGAAGACGCGGCCGCCATGCTGGCCACCCTGTCCGGGCGCACGCACCAGGTGATGACCGCGGTGGCGGTGGTGGCCCACGGCCGCCAGGACGGCGTGCTGGTGGTGTCGGAGGTGAGTTTCATCGAGATCGGGCAGGCCGCCATCGCCGCCTACGTGGCCAGTGGCGAACCGATGGGCAAGGCCGGTGCGTACGCCATCCAGGGCGGCGCCGAACGTTACATCCGCCATCTGGCGGGAAGCTATTCGGGTGTGATGGGATTGCCCCTGCAACAGACCGAGCAGTTGCTGCAGGCGTTTGGCGTTTCGCCCGCTGCTTTCACCACGCCAACGGAGGGTGTCGCCCATGTCTGA
- a CDS encoding SIMPL domain-containing protein: protein MRRPSLSPLLLALSLALGTSMTAHAQTSPAVAVAADSTLLNISANAEAKRVPDVATLSAGVVTQAVDGNSAMRQNAEQMVKVLAAIKAAGIAERDVQTSGVNLSPQYRYVENEPPKITGYQASNTVSLKVRDIAKLGKVLDALAAQGANQINGPQFEIDQPEPVYDEARLAALKKAQARAETYAKSLSLRVRRIVSISENGGGNFRPVMMRAAAAPMSADVSTPVSPGESSVSVNLDVVFDLGR, encoded by the coding sequence ATGCGCCGCCCATCCCTGTCCCCGCTGCTGCTCGCCCTGTCCCTTGCCCTGGGAACCTCGATGACCGCCCACGCCCAGACCTCGCCCGCCGTTGCCGTCGCCGCCGACAGCACCCTGCTCAACATCTCGGCCAATGCCGAAGCCAAGCGCGTGCCGGACGTGGCCACGCTGTCGGCCGGTGTGGTCACCCAGGCCGTCGATGGCAACAGCGCGATGCGCCAGAACGCCGAGCAGATGGTCAAGGTGCTGGCCGCGATCAAGGCGGCCGGCATTGCCGAACGTGACGTGCAGACCAGCGGGGTGAACCTCAGCCCACAGTATCGCTACGTGGAGAACGAGCCGCCGAAGATCACCGGCTACCAGGCCAGCAACACGGTCAGCCTGAAGGTGCGCGACATCGCCAAGCTGGGCAAGGTCCTGGACGCGCTGGCGGCCCAGGGCGCCAACCAGATCAATGGCCCGCAGTTCGAGATCGACCAGCCCGAACCGGTGTATGACGAAGCCCGCCTGGCCGCGCTGAAGAAGGCCCAGGCCCGCGCCGAGACCTACGCCAAGTCGCTGAGCCTGCGCGTGCGCCGCATCGTGAGCATCTCCGAGAACGGCGGCGGCAACTTCCGCCCGGTGATGATGCGTGCGGCCGCCGCGCCGATGTCCGCCGATGTGTCCACCCCGGTGTCGCCCGGCGAATCGTCGGTGTCGGTGAACCTGGACGTGGTGTTCGACCTGGGCCGGTAA
- a CDS encoding energy transducer TonB, whose product MVRTQPRVMPLQIDVSRVLGWSTALALHVLALMLLLIPAAYVAAPLPRERMQIRLLVPPEPTPPVPVPIKPDVPTLVQPRTVPKPQVAPLPPPTASADDALAVAPLPASEPQAPVLAPSVPGPAAGGAGAQLQYRSAPPPAYPIAALRNHEQGTVLLRVRVEADGRASSVVIERSSGSRALDNAARHQVLRQWRFVPAMVDGQQVPADGLVPVSFSLPD is encoded by the coding sequence ATGGTCCGTACCCAACCCCGCGTAATGCCGCTCCAGATCGACGTTTCCCGCGTGCTCGGCTGGAGCACCGCCCTGGCCCTGCACGTGCTGGCGCTGATGCTGTTGCTGATCCCGGCGGCCTACGTGGCCGCGCCCCTGCCACGTGAACGCATGCAGATACGGCTGCTGGTGCCACCGGAGCCTACCCCGCCGGTGCCAGTGCCGATCAAGCCGGACGTACCCACCCTGGTGCAGCCGCGCACCGTGCCCAAGCCGCAGGTAGCCCCGCTGCCGCCGCCGACCGCCAGCGCCGACGATGCCCTGGCGGTGGCCCCGCTGCCGGCCAGCGAACCCCAGGCTCCGGTCCTGGCCCCCAGCGTCCCGGGGCCGGCCGCCGGGGGCGCCGGGGCGCAGTTGCAGTACCGCAGCGCGCCGCCGCCGGCCTACCCGATCGCCGCCCTGCGCAACCACGAACAGGGCACGGTGCTGCTGCGGGTGCGGGTGGAGGCCGATGGCCGGGCATCCAGCGTGGTGATCGAACGCAGCAGTGGCTCGCGGGCGCTGGACAACGCCGCCCGCCATCAGGTGCTGCGCCAGTGGCGGTTTGTGCCGGCCATGGTGGACGGACAGCAGGTACCGGCCGATGGCCTGGTGCCGGTCAGCTTCAGCCTCCCCGACTGA
- a CDS encoding TonB-dependent receptor, with protein MKHPVQRLNSSRNSLAQSISTVLASSTLLLVGALASSSAFAQEQATNLDRITVTGSNIPRTNTETPSPVQVVTRQEIDRTGKTTVAEYLQTLTADGAGSIPKTFGNGFAGGGAGISLRGLGAGSTLVLLNGRRMATYGLADDGQKVFTDLSTIPLDAVERIDILKDGASAIYGSDAIAGVVNIILRNDFQGAVLRASYGTSGDGDGNAKKATLTAGTGDLNSDGWNAFFSLDVGKTDAIKISDRKNRKWIGTGDIRQWGYDAADAQFLGGAYLSGGTAGGTGPNGSVFNSAGQLVALPGCAGLTTIPGQSDATAQAQGCLWDPAQQFRDLSPEEKYVNVFGRASFAFGEGGEVYTEIGYSKKETVFSNTPSGVSGGWGYPGGPVNANSGAGATVLGPTHPDNPIPGQASRLRYSAWDVGGRVTNNTNEFNRFLAGVKGNWGEWSYDTAYLHSGTDLTNKRTGFLRYSAVRCALGNPACPGGVWRIGDNAGANSQALYDYISPTISASAKSSLDMFNFTVSRSLMDLKGGPLGLAMGTEWRKTSNSLTPQTYTDQGDIIGLGYSAYDGTQNVYAGYAELSAPVLEQLELSGAVRYDKYESGEGKATPKLGVKWTPTDWLALRASYAEGFRAPNPAENGDGGLAAFSNARDPVRCAIDPANECTARSVAIITRPNKDLKPEESKSYSVGIVMQPTSTTSLTVDAWQIKRTNEIAQGSTAAAIAAGNVLRDANNIGGVANSGTILAVNTAYVNANSSRVRGIDTDIRQTFDIGPGQLEMDLQWSHVLKFERTEGDETVDYAGTHGNCDVTNCIGTPKDRVNFGTTWKQGAWSVSGVANYIAKMDNTDRRGGDYQAFYADGTPVTKISSFTTFDLSGRWNVTDMFELNASVQNVFDRIAPLDPTTYGSVNYNPLHFSGAIGRYFTVGAKYTFN; from the coding sequence GTGAAACACCCGGTCCAACGGCTCAACAGCAGCCGCAATAGCCTCGCCCAATCCATTTCCACCGTACTCGCCAGCAGCACCCTGCTGCTGGTCGGAGCGCTGGCATCCTCTTCTGCGTTCGCGCAGGAACAGGCCACCAACCTTGACCGGATCACCGTCACCGGGTCCAACATCCCGCGTACGAACACCGAAACCCCCTCGCCCGTCCAGGTGGTCACCCGCCAGGAGATCGACCGCACCGGCAAGACCACGGTCGCCGAATACCTGCAGACCCTGACCGCCGACGGCGCCGGTTCGATTCCCAAGACCTTCGGCAACGGCTTTGCCGGCGGCGGCGCCGGCATCTCGCTGCGCGGCCTGGGTGCCGGCTCGACGCTGGTGCTGTTGAATGGCCGCCGCATGGCGACCTACGGCCTGGCCGATGACGGCCAGAAGGTCTTCACCGACCTGAGCACCATTCCGCTGGATGCGGTGGAGCGCATCGATATCCTCAAGGACGGCGCCTCGGCCATCTATGGTTCGGACGCGATCGCCGGCGTGGTCAACATCATCCTGCGCAACGACTTCCAGGGCGCCGTGCTGCGCGCCTCCTACGGCACCTCCGGCGATGGCGACGGCAATGCCAAGAAGGCCACGCTGACCGCCGGTACCGGCGACCTCAACAGCGACGGCTGGAACGCGTTCTTCAGCCTGGACGTGGGCAAGACCGACGCGATCAAGATCAGCGACCGCAAGAACCGCAAGTGGATCGGCACCGGCGACATCCGCCAGTGGGGCTACGATGCGGCCGATGCGCAGTTCCTGGGTGGCGCGTACCTGTCCGGCGGCACCGCCGGCGGCACCGGCCCGAACGGCTCGGTGTTCAACAGCGCCGGCCAGCTCGTCGCCTTGCCCGGCTGCGCCGGCCTGACCACCATTCCCGGCCAGTCCGATGCCACCGCGCAGGCCCAGGGTTGCCTCTGGGACCCGGCACAGCAGTTCCGTGACCTGAGCCCGGAAGAGAAGTACGTCAACGTGTTCGGCCGTGCCAGCTTCGCCTTCGGTGAAGGTGGTGAGGTCTACACCGAAATCGGCTACTCCAAGAAGGAAACCGTCTTCTCCAACACCCCGTCCGGCGTGTCCGGCGGCTGGGGTTACCCGGGCGGCCCGGTCAACGCCAATAGCGGCGCTGGCGCCACCGTGCTGGGGCCGACCCATCCCGACAACCCGATTCCGGGCCAGGCCTCGCGCCTGCGCTATTCGGCATGGGACGTGGGCGGTCGCGTGACCAACAACACCAATGAGTTCAACCGCTTCCTGGCCGGCGTGAAGGGCAACTGGGGCGAGTGGAGCTACGACACCGCCTACCTGCATTCGGGTACCGACCTGACCAACAAGCGCACCGGCTTCCTGCGCTACAGCGCCGTGCGCTGTGCGCTGGGCAATCCGGCCTGCCCGGGTGGCGTGTGGCGCATCGGCGACAATGCCGGGGCGAACTCGCAGGCGCTGTATGACTACATCTCGCCGACCATCAGTGCCAGCGCCAAGTCCAGCCTGGACATGTTCAACTTCACCGTGTCGCGCAGCCTGATGGACCTCAAGGGCGGCCCGCTCGGCCTGGCCATGGGTACCGAATGGCGCAAGACCAGCAACAGCCTGACCCCGCAGACCTACACCGACCAGGGCGACATCATCGGCCTGGGCTACTCGGCCTATGACGGTACCCAGAACGTGTACGCCGGCTACGCCGAATTGTCCGCGCCGGTGCTGGAACAGCTGGAACTGAGCGGCGCGGTGCGTTACGACAAGTACGAAAGCGGTGAAGGCAAGGCCACGCCGAAGCTGGGCGTGAAGTGGACCCCGACCGACTGGCTGGCGCTGCGTGCCAGCTATGCCGAAGGTTTCCGCGCGCCGAACCCGGCCGAAAACGGTGACGGCGGCCTGGCTGCGTTCTCCAATGCACGCGACCCGGTGCGTTGCGCGATCGATCCGGCCAACGAGTGCACCGCGCGTTCGGTGGCCATCATCACCCGTCCCAACAAGGACCTGAAGCCGGAAGAGTCCAAGAGCTACTCGGTCGGTATCGTGATGCAGCCGACGTCGACGACCTCGTTGACCGTCGATGCGTGGCAGATCAAGCGCACCAACGAAATCGCCCAGGGCAGCACCGCCGCGGCGATCGCGGCCGGCAACGTCCTGCGTGATGCCAACAACATTGGCGGCGTGGCCAACAGCGGCACGATCCTGGCCGTCAACACCGCGTATGTGAATGCCAACTCGTCGCGTGTGCGCGGTATCGATACCGATATCCGCCAGACGTTCGACATCGGCCCGGGTCAGTTGGAGATGGACCTGCAGTGGAGCCACGTGCTGAAGTTCGAGCGCACCGAAGGCGACGAAACCGTCGACTACGCCGGCACCCACGGCAACTGCGACGTGACCAACTGCATCGGCACCCCGAAGGACCGTGTCAACTTCGGCACCACCTGGAAGCAGGGCGCCTGGAGTGTCAGCGGCGTCGCCAACTACATCGCCAAGATGGACAACACTGACAGGCGCGGTGGTGACTACCAGGCCTTCTACGCCGACGGTACGCCGGTGACGAAGATCTCCTCGTTCACCACGTTCGATCTCTCCGGCCGTTGGAACGTGACCGACATGTTCGAGCTGAATGCCTCGGTGCAGAACGTGTTCGATCGCATCGCCCCGCTTGATCCGACCACCTACGGCAGCGTGAACTACAACCCGCTGCACTTCAGCGGTGCCATCGGCCGTTACTTCACCGTGGGGGCCAAGTACACCTTCAACTGA
- the rlmH gene encoding 23S rRNA (pseudouridine(1915)-N(3))-methyltransferase RlmH — protein MKARLIATGERAPAWVAQGFAEYQKRLSHWLPFELVEIEPGLRGKGRDARRATDDEGKRVIAALPKNAYVVALDVPGRQLSSEQLAQRLEHWRGQGRDMAFLIGGPEGHSAEVSALADEKWSIGPLTLPHMLVRLVVAEQLYRAAAMLANHPYHRA, from the coding sequence ATGAAAGCCAGGCTGATCGCCACCGGCGAACGCGCACCCGCCTGGGTGGCGCAGGGCTTTGCCGAGTACCAGAAGCGTCTGTCGCACTGGTTGCCCTTCGAACTGGTGGAGATCGAGCCGGGCCTGCGTGGCAAGGGCCGCGACGCGCGCCGGGCCACCGATGATGAAGGCAAGCGGGTGATTGCGGCGCTGCCGAAGAATGCCTACGTGGTCGCGCTCGATGTGCCGGGCCGCCAGCTCAGTTCCGAGCAGTTGGCGCAGCGGCTGGAGCATTGGCGCGGGCAGGGCCGCGACATGGCGTTCCTGATCGGTGGGCCCGAAGGCCATTCGGCGGAAGTGTCGGCGCTGGCCGATGAGAAATGGTCGATTGGTCCGCTGACGTTGCCGCACATGCTGGTGCGCCTGGTGGTGGCCGAGCAGCTGTATCGCGCGGCGGCGATGCTGGCCAACCACCCGTACCACCGCGCCTGA
- the rsfS gene encoding ribosome silencing factor: MPNPAPSNAQLLECVRKATEELKAKDLVEIDVIGKSSVADYMVIASGTSSRHVKSIADEVVKFAKALGVMPLGVEGEREAEWVLVDLGDVVVHVMLPRVREFYALERLWTVGDQPPSLLDDDAEEGDEYGHGAR, from the coding sequence ATGCCGAACCCGGCACCCTCCAATGCGCAGCTGCTGGAGTGCGTGCGCAAGGCCACCGAAGAACTGAAGGCCAAGGATCTTGTCGAAATCGATGTGATCGGCAAGTCCAGCGTCGCCGATTACATGGTGATCGCCTCGGGCACCTCCAGCCGCCACGTGAAGTCGATCGCCGATGAGGTGGTGAAGTTCGCCAAGGCCCTGGGCGTGATGCCGCTGGGCGTGGAAGGCGAGCGCGAAGCCGAGTGGGTGCTGGTCGACCTGGGCGACGTGGTGGTGCACGTGATGCTGCCGCGCGTGCGGGAGTTCTACGCGCTGGAGCGCCTGTGGACGGTCGGCGACCAGCCGCCGAGCCTGCTCGACGACGACGCCGAAGAAGGCGACGAGTACGGCCACGGCGCACGCTGA
- the nadD gene encoding nicotinate-nucleotide adenylyltransferase, whose protein sequence is MGLRIHYGGTFDPVHLGHLAIARAARDQLQVAVRLLPAADPPHRAAPGADAGQRAHMLALAIGDEPGLLLDLRELERAARQPGVPSYTVDTLRELRAELGPHQPLAWLVGADSLLGLTGWHDWEALFGLAHFIVADRPGSPLEQALPPALEAALAGRWADHERALLGAPAGRLLRLQTPLREESASAVRGRIAAGEDWRSLLPPAVADYIADRGLYGARPL, encoded by the coding sequence ATGGGTCTGCGCATTCATTATGGCGGTACCTTCGATCCTGTACACCTGGGCCACTTGGCGATCGCGCGCGCGGCGCGCGACCAGTTGCAGGTGGCGGTACGCCTGCTGCCGGCGGCCGACCCGCCGCACCGGGCCGCCCCGGGCGCCGACGCCGGGCAGCGTGCGCACATGCTGGCCCTGGCGATCGGCGACGAACCGGGCCTGCTGCTCGACCTGCGCGAGCTGGAACGGGCCGCGCGCCAGCCCGGGGTACCGTCCTATACGGTCGATACCCTGCGCGAACTGCGTGCCGAGCTGGGCCCCCATCAGCCGCTGGCGTGGCTGGTGGGCGCCGACAGCCTGCTGGGCCTGACCGGCTGGCATGACTGGGAGGCCCTGTTTGGGCTGGCCCACTTCATCGTGGCCGACCGCCCGGGCAGCCCGTTGGAACAGGCCCTGCCGCCCGCGCTGGAGGCCGCCCTGGCCGGGCGCTGGGCCGACCACGAGCGCGCGCTGCTGGGCGCCCCGGCCGGGCGCCTGCTGCGCCTGCAGACCCCACTGCGCGAGGAATCGGCCAGTGCCGTGCGCGGCCGGATCGCCGCCGGCGAAGACTGGCGCAGCCTGCTGCCGCCGGCCGTAGCCGACTACATCGCCGACCGGGGCCTGTACGGTGCCCGGCCGTTGTGA
- the holA gene encoding DNA polymerase III subunit delta → MELRPEQFASQPAGQALAPIYLIAGPETLRVLEAADAVRARARADGIDEREVFDADGRDFDWHQVEASFNAPSLFSPRRLMELRLPSGKPGKEGAEVISQFCANPAPDVILLITCNEWSKAHQGKWAEAVNRVGVLSVAWAIKPHELPDWIERRLRSKGLRAEPAAVQRLAERVEGNLLAAAQEIDKLALLAAGQTLDVDTMESLVADAARYDVFRLLEATFSGQPVAVLRMLAGLRGEGEAVAALTPMVIRELLSTAGLARVQARGGNLAAEMKSRGIWESRQAPFKRALQRHPEPKRWERFVAEAGLVDRMAKGRADGDPWLGLERLLLAVAEARAVRLLARA, encoded by the coding sequence ATGGAACTGCGACCCGAACAATTCGCCAGCCAGCCGGCCGGCCAGGCACTGGCGCCGATTTACCTGATCGCCGGCCCGGAAACCCTGCGCGTGCTCGAAGCGGCCGATGCGGTGCGCGCCCGCGCCCGTGCCGACGGCATCGACGAGCGCGAGGTGTTCGACGCGGACGGCCGCGATTTCGATTGGCACCAGGTCGAGGCCAGCTTCAACGCGCCCAGCCTGTTCAGCCCACGTCGATTGATGGAGCTGCGCCTGCCCAGCGGCAAGCCGGGCAAGGAAGGCGCCGAGGTGATCAGCCAGTTCTGCGCGAATCCTGCGCCGGACGTGATCCTGCTGATCACCTGCAACGAATGGAGCAAGGCCCACCAGGGCAAGTGGGCCGAGGCGGTCAACCGCGTCGGCGTACTGTCGGTGGCCTGGGCGATCAAGCCGCATGAGCTGCCGGACTGGATCGAACGCCGCCTGCGCAGCAAGGGCCTGCGTGCCGAGCCGGCTGCCGTGCAGCGCCTGGCCGAGCGCGTGGAAGGCAATCTGCTGGCCGCCGCGCAGGAGATAGACAAGCTGGCCCTGCTGGCCGCCGGGCAGACCCTGGACGTGGACACGATGGAATCGCTGGTGGCCGACGCCGCCCGTTATGACGTGTTCCGGCTGCTGGAGGCGACGTTCTCAGGGCAGCCGGTGGCCGTGCTGCGCATGCTGGCCGGGCTGCGGGGCGAGGGCGAAGCGGTGGCGGCGCTGACCCCGATGGTCATCCGCGAGCTGCTCTCCACTGCCGGGCTGGCCCGTGTGCAGGCCCGGGGCGGCAACCTGGCCGCCGAGATGAAGAGCCGGGGAATCTGGGAATCGCGCCAGGCGCCGTTCAAGCGCGCCCTGCAGCGCCATCCCGAACCCAAGCGCTGGGAGCGTTTCGTGGCCGAGGCCGGGCTGGTCGACCGCATGGCCAAGGGCCGTGCCGACGGCGACCCGTGGCTGGGGCTGGAGCGCTTGCTGCTGGCCGTGGCCGAGGCCCGCGCCGTGCGCCTGCTGGCCCGCGCCTGA
- the lptE gene encoding LPS assembly lipoprotein LptE: MTRFLLALVLTASLAGCGFHLRNKLMLPADTAAVKVVSTAPYSELAKLLRRGLQSSGAQIAESDDSGKAAQLQVLSERWGDLPIAIDAQGRAQEYSLRYAVIFKFLREDGSELVPQQVIELSRDYVSPPTDATGTTTEREILADELRREMSASIMRRIDSVVRAEMEGRVPAKPATPATTPVEPAVQPPAAPATPIPGH; encoded by the coding sequence ATGACCCGATTCCTGCTTGCCCTTGTCCTGACCGCGTCGCTTGCCGGCTGCGGCTTCCACCTGCGCAACAAGTTGATGCTGCCGGCCGATACCGCCGCAGTGAAGGTGGTGTCCACCGCGCCTTACAGCGAGCTGGCCAAGCTGCTGCGCCGGGGGCTGCAGTCGTCGGGCGCGCAGATCGCCGAGTCGGACGACAGCGGCAAGGCGGCCCAGCTGCAGGTGCTGTCCGAGCGCTGGGGTGACCTGCCGATCGCCATCGATGCCCAGGGCCGTGCCCAGGAATACAGCCTGCGCTACGCGGTGATCTTCAAGTTCCTGCGCGAGGATGGCAGCGAACTGGTCCCGCAGCAGGTGATCGAACTGTCGCGCGACTACGTGTCCCCGCCCACCGACGCCACCGGTACCACCACCGAGCGCGAGATCCTTGCCGACGAACTGCGTCGTGAGATGTCGGCCTCGATCATGCGCCGCATCGACAGCGTGGTACGCGCCGAGATGGAAGGCCGCGTACCGGCCAAGCCGGCCACCCCGGCGACCACCCCGGTTGAACCGGCGGTGCAGCCGCCGGCGGCCCCTGCTACGCCCATCCCGGGGCACTGA
- the leuS gene encoding leucine--tRNA ligase, with product MTSVEPNVYDPQQVESAAQKFWDATRAFEVSETSDKPKYYCLSMLPYPSGALHMGHVRNYTIGDVISRYKRMTGHNVLQPMGWDAFGLPAENAAIKNKTAPAKWTYANIEHMRGQFKAMGYAVDWSREFATCTPEYYVHEQRMFTRLMRKGLAYRRNAVVNWDPIDQTVLANEQVIDGRGWRSGALVEKREIPQWFLRITDYAQELLDGLDELPGWPDSVKTMQRNWIGRSEGLEIQFDVRDADGSALDSLRVFTTRPDTVMGVTFVSIAGEHPLAQHAAKSNPALAALLAEMKQGGVSEAELETQEKRGMDTGLRAVHPVTGAQVPVWVANFVLMGYGTGAVMAVPGHDQRDFEFATKYGLPIRQVIALKALRKEESAYDATRWQDWYGDKTRDTELVNSDEFDGLDFQGAFEALAERFERKAQGQRRVNYRLRDWGVSRQRYWGCPIPVIYCPKCGALPVPEEQLPVVLPENVNFVGTGSPIKADPEWRKTTCPDCGGAAERETDTFDTFMESSWYYARYTSPGARDAVDKRGNYWLPVDQYIGGIEHAILHLMYFRFFHKLLRDARMVDSNEPAQNLLCQGMVIAETYYRPNPDGSKDWINPADVDVQRDERGRITGATLIADGQPVVIGGTEKMSKSKNNGVDPQVMVSKYGADTVRLFSMFAAPPEQSLEWNEAGVDGMARFLRRLWTQVQKHAAEGPAPALDVAALNAEQKVLRRKTHETIGKVGDDYGRRHSFNTAIAAVMELMNALAKFDDASGQGRAVRQEALQATVLLLNPITPHASHALWQVLGHGETLLEDQAFPQADSSALVRDAVTLAVQVNGKLRGTIEVAADAPRDQIEALGLAEPNAAKFLDGLTVRKIIIVPGKIVNIVAA from the coding sequence ATGACCAGCGTCGAACCCAACGTTTACGATCCGCAGCAGGTTGAATCCGCCGCCCAGAAGTTCTGGGACGCCACCCGTGCCTTCGAGGTGAGCGAGACGTCGGACAAGCCGAAGTACTACTGCCTCTCGATGCTGCCGTACCCGTCCGGGGCGCTGCACATGGGCCACGTGCGCAACTACACGATCGGTGACGTGATCAGCCGCTACAAGCGGATGACCGGGCACAACGTGCTGCAGCCGATGGGCTGGGACGCCTTCGGCCTGCCGGCCGAGAATGCGGCGATCAAGAACAAGACCGCGCCGGCCAAGTGGACCTACGCCAACATCGAGCACATGCGGGGCCAGTTCAAGGCCATGGGCTATGCGGTGGACTGGTCGCGCGAGTTCGCCACCTGCACGCCCGAGTACTACGTGCACGAGCAGCGCATGTTCACCCGGCTGATGCGCAAGGGCCTGGCCTACCGCCGCAACGCGGTGGTGAACTGGGACCCGATCGACCAGACCGTGCTGGCCAACGAGCAGGTCATCGACGGCCGCGGCTGGCGCTCCGGCGCGCTGGTGGAAAAGCGCGAGATCCCGCAGTGGTTCCTGCGCATCACCGATTACGCCCAGGAACTGCTGGACGGCCTGGACGAACTGCCGGGCTGGCCCGATTCGGTCAAGACCATGCAGCGCAACTGGATCGGCCGTTCCGAAGGGCTGGAAATCCAGTTCGACGTGCGCGACGCCGACGGCAGCGCGCTGGATTCGCTGCGCGTGTTCACCACCCGCCCTGACACGGTGATGGGCGTGACCTTCGTGTCGATCGCCGGCGAACACCCGCTGGCCCAGCATGCGGCCAAGTCCAACCCGGCGCTGGCCGCGCTGCTGGCCGAGATGAAGCAGGGCGGCGTGTCCGAAGCCGAACTGGAAACCCAGGAAAAGCGTGGCATGGATACCGGCCTGCGCGCCGTGCATCCGGTCACCGGCGCCCAGGTGCCGGTGTGGGTGGCCAACTTCGTGCTGATGGGCTACGGCACCGGCGCGGTGATGGCCGTGCCGGGCCATGACCAGCGCGACTTCGAGTTCGCCACCAAGTACGGCCTGCCGATCCGCCAGGTCATCGCGCTGAAGGCGCTGCGCAAGGAAGAAAGCGCGTACGACGCCACGCGTTGGCAGGACTGGTACGGCGACAAGACCCGCGACACCGAGCTGGTCAACTCCGACGAGTTCGACGGCCTGGATTTCCAGGGCGCCTTCGAGGCGTTGGCTGAACGGTTCGAGCGCAAGGCCCAGGGCCAGCGCCGCGTCAACTACCGCCTGCGCGACTGGGGCGTGAGCCGCCAGCGCTACTGGGGCTGCCCGATTCCGGTGATCTACTGCCCCAAGTGCGGCGCGTTGCCGGTGCCGGAAGAACAGCTGCCGGTGGTGCTGCCCGAGAACGTCAACTTCGTCGGCACCGGTTCGCCGATCAAGGCCGATCCGGAATGGCGCAAGACCACCTGCCCGGACTGCGGCGGTGCGGCCGAGCGCGAAACCGACACCTTCGACACCTTCATGGAGTCCAGCTGGTACTACGCGCGCTACACCTCGCCCGGTGCCCGCGATGCCGTGGACAAGCGCGGCAACTATTGGCTGCCGGTGGACCAGTACATCGGTGGCATCGAACACGCGATCCTGCACCTGATGTACTTCCGTTTCTTCCACAAGCTGCTGCGTGATGCGCGCATGGTGGACAGCAACGAGCCGGCGCAGAACCTGCTGTGCCAGGGCATGGTGATCGCCGAGACCTACTACCGCCCGAACCCGGACGGCTCCAAGGACTGGATCAACCCGGCCGACGTGGACGTGCAGCGCGACGAGCGCGGCCGCATCACCGGCGCCACCCTGATCGCCGACGGCCAGCCGGTGGTGATCGGCGGCACCGAGAAGATGTCCAAGTCCAAGAACAACGGCGTGGACCCGCAGGTGATGGTGAGCAAGTACGGCGCCGACACGGTGCGCCTGTTCTCGATGTTCGCCGCACCGCCGGAGCAGTCGCTGGAGTGGAACGAGGCCGGCGTCGATGGCATGGCGCGGTTCCTGCGCCGCCTGTGGACGCAGGTGCAGAAGCACGCCGCCGAGGGCCCGGCACCGGCGCTGGACGTGGCCGCGCTGAACGCCGAGCAGAAGGTGCTGCGCCGCAAGACCCACGAAACCATCGGCAAGGTGGGCGACGACTACGGCCGCCGCCACAGCTTCAACACCGCCATTGCCGCGGTGATGGAACTGATGAACGCGCTGGCCAAGTTCGACGACGCGAGCGGGCAGGGCCGCGCGGTCCGCCAGGAAGCGCTGCAGGCCACCGTGCTGCTGCTCAACCCGATCACCCCGCATGCCAGCCATGCGCTGTGGCAGGTACTGGGCCACGGCGAGACGCTGCTGGAAGACCAGGCGTTCCCGCAGGCTGACAGCAGTGCGTTGGTGCGCGATGCGGTCACCCTGGCGGTGCAGGTCAACGGCAAGCTGCGGGGCACCATCGAAGTGGCCGCCGACGCGCCGCGTGACCAGATCGAAGCACTGGGCCTGGCCGAACCGAACGCGGCCAAGTTCCTGGACGGGTTGACCGTGCGCAAGATCATCATCGTGCCCGGCAAGATCGTGAACATCGTAGCGGCCTGA